The Marinobacter halotolerans genome includes a window with the following:
- a CDS encoding flavodoxin domain-containing protein, whose amino-acid sequence MASIRILVGSVFGGALLTARELKKTLEPEGHTVVVNEQPELTDITGNSDPVLICTSTTGQGEVPPNLLPFYLDLRETLPQQPGRPFGVIVLGDSSYGDTFCGAGDLLEEAFLETGAAKTGNTLKIDAMETTEPEQEALIWAREWLALL is encoded by the coding sequence ATGGCATCTATCCGCATTCTGGTTGGCAGCGTCTTCGGCGGCGCGCTGCTTACCGCCAGAGAACTGAAAAAGACGCTGGAACCCGAAGGTCACACGGTGGTAGTCAATGAGCAGCCGGAACTGACCGACATTACCGGCAACTCCGATCCGGTGTTGATCTGCACTTCAACAACCGGGCAAGGAGAGGTTCCTCCCAACCTGCTGCCTTTCTATCTTGATCTACGAGAGACCTTGCCCCAGCAGCCGGGACGTCCATTTGGCGTCATTGTTCTGGGCGACAGCTCCTACGGTGATACCTTCTGCGGCGCAGGAGACCTTCTCGAAGAGGCGTTTCTGGAAACCGGAGCGGCCAAAACCGGCAACACGCTGAAGATTGATGCCATGGAAACCACCGAGCCGGAACAGGAAGCCCTGATCTGGGCAAGAGAATGGCTGGCTCTTCTATAA